In Candidatus Eisenbacteria bacterium, one DNA window encodes the following:
- a CDS encoding OmpA family protein: MRARVPLAVAVFAAALLAQPATADPVGGHIQITPFAGYTVFDGELRLNGHSLKDDLYFGGRLGYQFNPLWGLELAGGFTPTAEDAPGSPDADFFHYSGNVMVSPWPGLVGSPFLFLGAGSAQAKPTSGEDESKGSIEFGGGLRAWLTDAIGLRLEVRQIYYTIDYPDGEHRISHLAAGGGLVLALGGKGRDTDADGVPDRRDSCANTPKGARVDSKGCPLDSDSDGVFDGIDQCATTIKGCTVDARGCESDADGDGVCDGLDQCADTPDSATVDAKGCPSDTDGDRVFDGIDKCPGTPTGATVDAQGCPKDADADGVFDGIDKCPETGLGLKVDSLGCPIEFIEKETELLDTGMIRLQNVNFQTAKADVLPETYAVLDVVGQVLRKWPELKIEIGGHTDSRGADKYNQRLSESRATEVMKYLTTKFADLRPGQYTAKGYGESRPLVPNTSDLNMSKNRRVEFVVQNRDVLRREVQRRRLLQKGEALPDTTKAPAPAPAPADTTRR, from the coding sequence GTGCGCGCGCGCGTTCCCCTCGCCGTGGCGGTCTTCGCGGCGGCTCTCCTCGCGCAACCGGCGACTGCCGATCCGGTCGGCGGCCACATCCAGATCACCCCGTTTGCGGGCTACACCGTCTTCGACGGGGAACTGCGTCTCAACGGTCACTCCCTGAAGGATGACCTCTATTTCGGCGGCCGGCTCGGCTATCAGTTCAATCCGCTCTGGGGGCTCGAGCTCGCGGGAGGATTCACTCCCACGGCCGAGGACGCGCCAGGCAGTCCCGACGCGGACTTCTTCCACTACTCCGGCAACGTGATGGTTTCGCCCTGGCCCGGTCTTGTCGGGTCGCCATTCCTGTTCTTGGGAGCGGGCTCGGCCCAGGCCAAGCCGACCTCCGGGGAGGACGAGAGCAAGGGGTCGATCGAATTCGGGGGCGGCCTGCGGGCGTGGCTCACCGACGCCATCGGACTCCGGCTCGAAGTTCGGCAGATCTATTACACCATCGACTACCCCGACGGGGAGCATCGAATCAGTCATCTGGCCGCCGGCGGCGGTCTCGTGCTCGCGCTGGGGGGGAAGGGGCGCGACACCGATGCGGACGGCGTCCCCGATCGCAGGGATTCGTGCGCGAATACCCCGAAAGGTGCGCGTGTCGACTCCAAGGGCTGCCCGCTGGACAGCGACTCCGACGGCGTGTTCGACGGCATCGATCAGTGCGCGACCACGATCAAGGGCTGTACGGTGGACGCGCGCGGTTGCGAGAGCGACGCAGACGGCGATGGAGTGTGCGACGGGCTGGATCAATGCGCCGACACGCCGGACAGCGCCACCGTCGACGCCAAGGGGTGCCCGAGCGACACGGACGGCGACCGCGTGTTCGACGGCATCGACAAGTGCCCGGGCACGCCCACGGGCGCGACCGTCGACGCCCAGGGCTGCCCCAAGGATGCGGACGCGGACGGGGTGTTCGACGGCATCGACAAGTGCCCGGAGACCGGTCTGGGACTGAAGGTGGACTCGCTCGGTTGCCCGATCGAGTTCATCGAGAAGGAGACCGAGCTGCTCGACACCGGCATGATCCGGCTGCAGAACGTGAACTTCCAGACCGCCAAGGCCGACGTCTTGCCCGAGACCTACGCGGTTCTGGACGTGGTCGGCCAGGTGCTGAGGAAGTGGCCGGAGCTGAAGATCGAGATCGGCGGACACACCGACAGCCGTGGCGCGGACAAGTACAACCAGCGCCTGTCGGAGTCGCGGGCCACGGAGGTGATGAAGTATCTGACGACCAAGTTCGCGGACCTCAGGCCTGGTCAGTACACCGCCAAGGGATATGGAGAGAGCCGTCCGCTGGTGCCGAACACCAGCGATCTGAACATGTCGAAGAACCGGCGCGTCGAATTCGTGGTTCAGAACCGCGACGTCCTGCGCCGGGAGGTCCAGCGCCGGCGCTTGCTGCAGAAGGGCGAAGCGCTCCCGGACACCACCAAGGCTCCGGCGCCAGCGCCGGCGCCGGCGGACACCACCAGGCGTTAG
- the eda gene encoding bifunctional 4-hydroxy-2-oxoglutarate aldolase/2-dehydro-3-deoxy-phosphogluconate aldolase, which translates to MREHRLVTAIRARSAAEALGAAKAIARGGLKLLEITFTVPDAVKVMESLASEPDVVVGAGTVLTAEQARAALGAGARFIIAPNLAREVAEVALMAGVFYCPGAYTTNEILAARDMGAHVIKLYPVGVAGGPQYVRVIRDPLPDVPLLAAGGTTLENMLPFLMAGCIGVGLGGALCDPALVAAGNWGELTMRSKNFAQRLAQAHTSGILAKVGA; encoded by the coding sequence TTGCGTGAGCACCGACTGGTCACCGCCATCCGCGCGCGGTCGGCGGCCGAAGCGCTCGGCGCCGCCAAGGCCATCGCCCGCGGCGGACTCAAGCTGCTCGAGATCACCTTCACCGTGCCCGACGCGGTCAAGGTCATGGAGTCGCTGGCCTCCGAACCCGACGTGGTCGTCGGCGCGGGCACCGTGCTCACGGCGGAGCAGGCGCGCGCCGCCCTCGGCGCCGGCGCGCGCTTCATCATCGCGCCCAATCTCGCGCGCGAGGTCGCCGAGGTGGCGCTCATGGCCGGCGTTTTCTATTGCCCCGGCGCGTACACCACCAACGAGATCCTCGCCGCGCGTGACATGGGTGCGCACGTCATCAAGCTCTATCCGGTGGGCGTCGCCGGCGGCCCCCAGTACGTTCGCGTCATCCGTGATCCATTGCCGGATGTCCCGCTGCTCGCGGCCGGAGGCACCACGCTCGAGAACATGCTTCCGTTCCTGATGGCCGGCTGCATCGGCGTCGGACTCGGTGGGGCGCTGTGCGACCCCGCGCTGGTCGCGGCCGGCAACTGGGGAGAGCTCACCATGCGGTCAAAGAACTTCGCCCAGCGTCTCGCCCAGGCTCACACCTCGGGAATCCTGGCCAAAGTCGGCGCATGA